The genomic DNA GTCGGTCCTCGTCGACCAGGAACAGAAACATGTCCCGATCACCGAGGTATGCCCCCGATGGGATCTGACGCCCGTCTGGACCGTCTGCAGATGGGAGCCGCCAGGATGGAGAGCGATCGAGCCACTCGAGGACACGACCCGTGATGGTCATGTTGAGAAGTCGCGCGTAGCGGCTTGACGTGAGCGCACGAATTTCTGGCAGCAGATCATCCCTCGGGGAGCGTGCGAGGTACAGCACACTGGGATTGTCCGGGTCACGGTCACGTGCCCGGAGCGCAAGGGCGTGATTGAGCGCTTGCGCCGTGACGTGCGCCGGGAGGGTGCGCAGGTAGTGCGCCGGCGCGCTGACGGTGGCACAGAGCTGCCCGAAGGCCCAGTGGCTGAATGACGCTCGGTTCCCATCTGGGAGACCGAGTGTGAGGGTATGCGCGTTTTGAGGCACCACACTGGTGGGTGTGGTGGAAAGCTCGTAGGAGGCTGCGGCCATCCGGGTCGCAGCGGCGTGGAGCGCCGGCACACTGTCGTAGCATTCGTCCGGCGGCCGGGTGGCCCACTCGCGATGTGCGGAGTAGGCGGACACAAAACGGCCCATTTCGAGCATTGGGTGGTCCTCCTTAGGAGATGACCGCGACTGCGGTCAGGTGACGCCGACGCGTGGACGCCGGTGTTTGGGGCGAGGAACGTTCGCAGGCCTCGGTGATCAGGCCTACGGGCTGGGCGAGGTCGTCCGTGCTTTGGGTGCTCAGGATCACCGCTGCATTCTTCTTGCGCCAGGTTTTCAGCGCGGATCGGATGTACGCCTTGACATAGGGATCGCGGAGAAAGCGCCACGCTTCGTCGACGACGAACAGCGTGAATGTGGCCAGATCGGCGTCGGCGGTGATGGCACTACCGGCACGGTGAAGCACGTAATAGAGGAGGGCTTCGAGCACCTGGGGATATCGCTCGAGGCCTTCGAAGTCAAAGGCCTGCCACTGGCTGAACGTGAGGGTGTCCGTCGCGTTGTCGAAGAGATCCGCATAGAGGCCGGGATGAACCCAGCGTCGTAGCGGTTCCTCGAAACTGAGCGGCAGCATTCTGGCGAGCGTGCTCAGTCGACGCGCCGGCGGGTCGAATTCGTAGAGATTCTGGAGGCATTGCAGGAGCTCATTGTGCTCCCGGTCGGTCAGGTCCCGGGCGAGGAGCACACGGATGAAGTTGGCGAGGAAGTCGAGATTGTCCTTCGTCGGCGGCAGGGCAAAGGGATTGATCGTGCAGTCTTGACGATCGAGCGTGAGGTGGAAGTACGCGCCCCCGAAGCGCTCGGTGAGCGCGTGGTGCTCGCCGCCGATATCAAAGATGCACGTGACAGGGTCGTACTTCTGCCCGTGCGTCACGATGTACCGCGTGAGCGTGGTCTTCCCGGCTCCCGTGGTGCCGAGGACGAATGTGTGCCCGACGTCTCGGTAATGCGGGCTCCAGTAGTAGAGACTCTTGTGCTGAGTCTCGAACACCGTCAGGTATTCGCGCTGCAGGTGCGTATTGACCGGATCGCCGGTGTGGAGCGTGAAGATAAAGCTCAGATCGGCAAAGTTCGTCTCGAGGAGCCGTAGGCTCCGCAGTTGATACGGGTGACCACCCGGAAGGGTCGCCAACCAGGCGGTCAGCAAGTTATACGTTTCGTCGACCAGGGTGGCGTTCGCGAGGGCAAACGCTTTCATCGTCTTCGCCACCGTGCGATTGAGACGCGAGCGGTCGGTGTCGTGCACGATGACACTGAGGGCGAAATGACCGAACCGCTGATTGTCGACTTCCAGGCGGGTCATGGCCTCGCCGATGGCGTGGACGGTTGCCGTCGCGCTGTCGTCAAGCAGGACCTCGTGTTCCGCGGGAGCCTCACGCGTCAGATAGCTCGCCAGCGAGACCTTGGTGTTGTGAAAGTGGACCTGCGCCGGTCAAAGCCATCGGCCGAAAGCGCACGGCGCCGGCGTCGACGACGGCGTCCGCGAGCGGCATTTCGTCGCGCAGGCGCAGCTCGATGAAATCCACCAGGATGATCGAGTTCCGCACGACGATGCCGGCGCCTGCGATGAATCCAATCATGGACGGAACGTGCGTGGCCCTCGTTCGACTTCGCCGTCGACGTCTCTGAGGTGTATGAGCGGAAGCTCGCAGCCATCACCGCGTACAAATCGGTGTTCAGTGGCGATCAGGCGCGACTCGTCGAGCGGTACATGGCCGAAGATCAGTACATCGGTAGCCTTCGTGGCGTACGCTACGCGGAGCCGTTCAAGGCGCGAAGCCCCCTGCTCGTCGCCGATCCCACAGTGCCATTCGGCTGATTACGCTGAGGGCGGCCAAGGTCGCCTTGCTTGTGGTCCACGGTGCTGGTGCGCATGGGCTGACGTGCTTGCGAGCCAACGCGCGGCCCACGGATAATCAGCGATGTGGCTGACTCAAGCGAACTGCGCAGGGATGAGGATCTCCTCGCGGCGGCGCAGCAGGGTGACCCTGACGCTCTCGAAGCCCTCATTCTGCGCTATCAGCCGCGCGTGTACCGCTTCGGGGTAAAGATGTGCCGTGATGTGGAGGATGCCGCCGACGTGGTGCAGGAGACGCTGCTGGCCATGGCGCGGTCCGTCCGCGGGTTCCGCGGCGATGCCTCGGTTTCGACCTGGCTCTACACGATCGCTCGCAGCTTCTGCGTCAAGAAGCGACGCCGAAGTAAGTTCGCGCCGGCTCAGGAAGAATCGTTGGAAGCGTTGGGCAACGAGCGGCTCGAAGATGTCTCCGACCCGGCACGCGGTCCCGAGCAGGAGGCAGCAGGGCGAGAGATTGAAAGAGCTCTGACAACCGCTGTCGAGTCACTCGACGCGGCGCAGCGCGAAGTGCTCGTACTACGTGACGTCGAAGGCCTTTCCGCACCTGAAGTGGCGAAGGTGTTGGGGCTAAGCGTGCAGGCCGTCAAGAGCCGCTTACACCGGGCCCGCCTTGCGGTGCGGCAGCGAGTCGCACCTCTTCTGAGCATCCCAGCCGTGGCAGCATCCCAGACGGCTCGATGTCCGGACGTGCTGATGCTTTTCTCGCGTCACCTCGAAGGCGAGATCGCGCCGGACGTGTGTGCCGAGATGGAGGCGCATCTCGAGCGCTGTGGTCATTGCCGCGGTGCCTGCGAGTCGTTGAGGCCCATGCTCGCGCTCTGTCGCGCGATCCCCGCGCCAGAGATTCCGGCGTCGGTCCGAGAATCCATCCGAGATGCCATCCGCCTCTTGCTCCAGCAGCAAATGACCTAGGCGATCGCAATCTCCCAGCGGCGAAGGTCGGGCGCATCGATGTTCCGGCCCTTCGGCACCGGCTTGCCGAGCTTCTCCTGGGCAGCGATGTATGTTTCGATCGCACCCCGGACGTCCTGTTCGAGCTCATCGAGCGTATCCCCCGCCGCAAAGCAACCTGGGAGGTCGACGACTTCAGCCCAGTAACCACCGGCTTCGTGGTCTTCGTGAACCATGACCGTGTAGGCTCGCACAGCAATTACCTCGCCTATAAGTATCGCAGAAATTGATCCAACGTGAGACCCACAGCCTTGATGACGCTGCTGAGAAGGCCGGGTTTCACCTTGCGGGGGATGATGACGGTATGTCTGTTCGGCATCTCAACCGCGCGGTGACTACCCTTGCCGACGTCCTTGACTTCTACACCACCGGCCTTGACGAGTGCGCTCACGACCTGACTCTGCGTGACATCTCGCGGCAGCTTGGGCATCTTTCCTGACTGCTTGGACCAGAGCTCGCCCTATCCTACCTTGACGTGAGCGCAGTTTCAGCGCCACGCCGTCCGCAGCTCGCTTTCTAAGCTTGGCACGACCAGATGCGGCCGCGTGTGACCCCGAAGATTGACGCGTGGATTGTCTCCGGCAACGCGGCTCACGAAAGGTCGGATAGAACCGCATGTGTCGCACACGTGCGTCTGCACCGGGGTAGTGAACGATCTGACCGACCGGTCACGGTGATGCGCCCGTGGTCTGCGTTCACCTCGATGACATGGGGATGCGACACCAAGTGTCCAATCCGGGATCGCACACGCGCCACCAAGACATCGTCGTCCGGCGGGGCAGTGGGCCCGAACAGCCGGCGCGTACCCGCGAGGAGGCGTGCGTGTGATTGCTCACATGGGTTCGCGTGCGTGTCAACTCGGCCTTGGTCATCTTGAGAGCGTGTCGCGTCTTGTCCCGGATGTGCGCGCGGCGTCGTCTGCCGCTTTGCGGATCGCCGAGGAACA from Luteitalea sp. includes the following:
- a CDS encoding DUF87 domain-containing protein, which produces MTRLEVDNQRFGHFALSVIVHDTDRSRLNRTVAKTMKAFALANATLVDETYNLLTAWLATLPGGHPYQLRSLRLLETNFADLSFIFTLHTGDPVNTHLQREYLTVFETQHKSLYYWSPHYRDVGHTFVLGTTGAGKTTLTRYIVTHGQKYDPVTCIFDIGGEHHALTERFGGAYFHLTLDRQDCTINPFALPPTKDNLDFLANFIRVLLARDLTDREHNELLQCLQNLYEFDPPARRLSTLARMLPLSFEEPLRRWVHPGLYADLFDNATDTLTFSQWQAFDFEGLERYPQVLEALLYYVLHRAGSAITADADLATFTLFVVDEAWRFLRDPYVKAYIRSALKTWRKKNAAVILSTQSTDDLAQPVGLITEACERSSPQTPASTRRRHLTAVAVIS
- a CDS encoding sigma-70 family RNA polymerase sigma factor, with product MRRDEDLLAAAQQGDPDALEALILRYQPRVYRFGVKMCRDVEDAADVVQETLLAMARSVRGFRGDASVSTWLYTIARSFCVKKRRRSKFAPAQEESLEALGNERLEDVSDPARGPEQEAAGREIERALTTAVESLDAAQREVLVLRDVEGLSAPEVAKVLGLSVQAVKSRLHRARLAVRQRVAPLLSIPAVAASQTARCPDVLMLFSRHLEGEIAPDVCAEMEAHLERCGHCRGACESLRPMLALCRAIPAPEIPASVRESIRDAIRLLLQQQMT
- a CDS encoding type II toxin-antitoxin system HicB family antitoxin, whose amino-acid sequence is MVHEDHEAGGYWAEVVDLPGCFAAGDTLDELEQDVRGAIETYIAAQEKLGKPVPKGRNIDAPDLRRWEIAIA
- a CDS encoding addiction module toxin, HicA family; protein product: MPKLPRDVTQSQVVSALVKAGGVEVKDVGKGSHRAVEMPNRHTVIIPRKVKPGLLSSVIKAVGLTLDQFLRYL